One genomic region from Microcystis panniformis FACHB-1757 encodes:
- a CDS encoding BrnT family toxin: MELAFEGDKQKAKINQRKHNISFEEASTVFDDPLAVNFDDPDHSTGENRYLIIGLSDQGKFLFVSYTDRDHKIRLISARLVTPKERRYYERENPR, translated from the coding sequence TTGGAACTAGCATTTGAAGGGGATAAACAGAAAGCAAAAATAAATCAAAGAAAACATAACATTTCTTTTGAAGAAGCATCCACCGTATTTGATGATCCCTTAGCTGTAAATTTCGATGATCCTGACCATTCTACAGGGGAGAATCGCTATCTTATAATAGGTTTATCAGATCAAGGTAAATTTCTATTTGTTTCTTATACGGATCGTGATCATAAAATTCGTTTAATTAGTGCAAGATTAGTTACACCCAAAGAAAGGAGATATTATGAACGAGAAAATCCAAGATGA